The genomic region CCTCCGTCCCTTCTCTCCTCAACATGGTTGATAAAGTGATAAAGCGCCGGGAAAGGCAGGCGGTGAGACTTGACCCCCCTGCCCCGCCGGCCCGGCCTCAAAACTCCCGGGCCAGCTCCCGGGCTTTTTCCATGGCCTGGCGCCGCTTCTCCTTTGCCACCTCCGGGCCCTGCTCCAAGGTGGGCTCAATCATCAGCCAGCGCAGGTCGCTAAACCCGATGAACTGCAAAATAAGCCTGAGATAGGCGGTCTGCAAGTCATAGGCGGCTGCGGCAGTGCCCTCAGGGTAAGCCCCGCCCCGGGCGCATATGATCATGATGGGCCGGCCGGTGACCAAGCCCTGATAACCCGTCCCCGGGGAGTAGGTGAAGGTGTAGGTGGGCTGCACAATGATGTCCAGATACTGCTTCAGGCGGTAGGGAATGCTGAAATTCCACATGGGGGTGGCCAGCACATACTTGTCCGCCGCGGTAAATTGGCCGATGATCTCCTCCACCCGGCGCCAGGCCGCGGCCTCCTCGGGAGGGTGCGGCTGACCGTGGAGGATATTGTATTTGGCGTTCACCAGAAGGCCGTCAAAGGGCGGCAGGTCAGCCTGAAAGAGATCCAAAGTCTGAATGCTGGCCTGGGGATGCACTTCCTGATAAGCCGCCAGGAAGGCGTCGGCCACAGCTACGGAATGGGACCGCCCCACCCGAGGCGAGGCT from Desulfobaccales bacterium harbors:
- a CDS encoding NAD(P)H-dependent oxidoreductase; translation: MAQILYLKASPRVGRSHSVAVADAFLAAYQEVHPQASIQTLDLFQADLPPFDGLLVNAKYNILHGQPHPPEEAAAWRRVEEIIGQFTAADKYVLATPMWNFSIPYRLKQYLDIIVQPTYTFTYSPGTGYQGLVTGRPIMIICARGGAYPEGTAAAAYDLQTAYLRLILQFIGFSDLRWLMIEPTLEQGPEVAKEKRRQAMEKARELAREF